Proteins from one Hoplias malabaricus isolate fHopMal1 chromosome 2, fHopMal1.hap1, whole genome shotgun sequence genomic window:
- the LOC136687705 gene encoding asparagine-rich protein-like codes for MFSVRISDVREEDGGVYFCGVEQKWQLVTYESLYSEFQLNISDTTTANTEIEDLQYDSSYLIIVCVTLLLIGALVLIYKLRHWCITTGNQTATNHTASLDNENDLTRNSIYIRTEYHSLDHNTNQSDSVYQSLNPNINISDPVYISNLNTNQSVSQDISPNTKQSDPVPHIINPNDNQSGLVYQGLNRRNSQLDPVYHTLKPDTNQSEPVYHTLNPNINQSDSVYHTLNPKINPSDSVYQSLNPNTNKSDSVYQSLDPNTNQSDSVYQSVNPNTNQSDSVYHTLNLNINQLDPVYYYLNPNTKQLESVYTLKPNTNLLDPAYYTFNPHTHQSDSVYQSLDPNTNQADSVYYNLNPNTNQSESLYTLKPSTNQLDLAYYTLNPNTHQSDSVYQSLDPNTNQADSVYYNLNPNINQSESLYTLKPSTNQLDLAYYNLNPNTHQSDSVYQSLDSNTNQSDSVYQSLNPNTKQSD; via the exons ATGTTCAGTGTGAGAATCAGTGATGTGAGAGAAGAAGATGGAGGAGTTTATTTCTGTGGAGTGGAACAAAAATGGCAGTTAGTCACTTATGAATCCCTCTACTCAGAGTTTCAGCTAAACATCTCTG ACACTACTACAGCAAATACAGAAATCGAAGACTTACAATACG ATTCCTCTTACCtcatcattgtgtgtgtgactctgctaCTGATTGGAGCACTTGTCCTGATATACAAACTAAGACACT GGTGTATCACCACAGGCAACCAGACAGCAACAAACCACACT GCCAGTCTTGATAATGAAAATGATCTAACTAGAAACAGCATCTACATTAGAACAGAGTACCACAGCCTTGATCACAacaccaaccaatcagattcagttTACCAGAGTCTAAACCCTAACATCAACATATCAGATCCAGTCTACATTTCAAACCTCAACACCAACCAATCAGTCTCCCAGGATATTTCCCCCAACACCAAGCAATCAGATCCAGTCCCTCACATTATAAACCCAAATGACAACCAGTCAGGTTTAGTATACCAGGGCTTAAACCGCAGAAACAGCCAATTAGATCCAGTATACCACACGCTAAAACCCGACACTAACCAATCAGAGCCAGTCTACCACACTCTAAACCCCAAcatcaaccaatcagattcagttTACCACACTCTAAATCCCAAAATCAACCCATCAGATTCAGTCTATCAAAGCCTTAACCCCAACACCAACAAATCAGATTCAGTCTACCAGAGTCTAGACCCCAacaccaaccaatcagattcagtctACCAGAGTGTAAACCCCAacaccaaccaatcagattcagttTACCACACTCTAAACCTCAACATCAACCAATTAGATCCAGTCTACTACTACTTAAACCCCAACACCAAACAATTAGAGTCAGTCTACACTTTAAAGCCCAACACCAACCTATTAGATCCAGCCTACTACACTTTTAACCCCCACACCCaccaatcagattcagtctACCAGAGTCTAGACCCCAACACCAACCAAGCAGATTCAGTCTACTACAATTTAAACCCCAACACCAACCAATCAGAGTCACTCTACACTTTAAAGCCCAGCACCAACCAATTAGATCTAGCCTACTACACTTTAAACCCCAACACCCaccaatcagattcagtctACCAGAGTCTAGACCCCAACACCAACCAAGCAGATTCAGTCTACTACAATTTAAACCCCAACATCAACCAATCAGAGTCACTCTACACTTTAAAGCCCAGCACCAACCAATTAGATCTAGCCTACTACAATTTAAACCCCAACACCCaccaatcagattcagtctACCAGAGTCTAGACTCCAacaccaaccaatcagattcagtctACCAGAGTCTAAACCCCAACACCAAGCAATCAGATTGA